Genomic DNA from Prunus persica cultivar Lovell chromosome G1, Prunus_persica_NCBIv2, whole genome shotgun sequence:
TGAAAATTTGAACATGGTTTTCTGTAAATTGTGTATTGATATTGGTAACATGTTTTGGAAATGATGCAGGAAGAGGAATGGTGCTCATGAACTCATTGTAACTAGCTAGTAACAGAAATTAATTCTGCATTGAAgtgtgagaaagagagagagagagagagagagagagagagaggttctGAAACTGAAAGTTTATGGCTTCACAAGTCCTAGCTGATAATACTTATTATAAGCTCAGAGCGTAgagataaattaatttttaatgtacCTTTTCTGTTATGAATAAAgacatttaattattaaacgCAATAAAGGGTTTTCTCAGATCACATCACATGCGTGCATGATTAAAATTGTTGAGAATTGTGAGAGGTACCTGCATGCCTAACAGCCTGATGAAGCTCCAAGTTCTCAGCTTTCATGAAAATCTCACCACATTCAGGACATGAACAAATGCTGCCTCTCAGAGAAGGGTCTCTAGCAAAACCAAGAACAGGATCAACCACCATTCTGCACTCATAGCAGCCAGAGAATCTCCTGAAAGGCATTGCTCTAAAAGACCCACCACCAACAGTAGAATTATTAGTAGATACTGCAgataatgaagaagaagaggtagAAACAACCCCATTGAGCTCATGCAGAGGAGCTTTCATGGATCTGCTTGAAGTTTCATTACTGTTACTTGAACCCATTGAAGCCCTTTTCTTATGAACGTCAGGAGATCCTATTTCAGGCCTGTGCATGATTTTGGTGTTGTTACACAGTGAGCCAGAGCATCTcattttcttgcttttcttgGCAGCATTACTTTCCTCCATGGCTTGCTcatgctgttgttgttgttgcagtAGCTGCTGTTTGCGCTCTTGTTGTAGCTGAAGTGGTTGGAGATGTTTACAGGTCAATAAGCCTCTTACAACAGACCAATAGGGTGGCTTCTCTGTCTTTTGGGGCTTCTGGTTCTGGTTTTGGTTCTGTTTCTGAGCCTTTTGGTGTATTTGcttgttgggttttctttgggttttgagtttaGAGGTAGCCATGGCTGAAGAAGACTTCTAATTTGTGGTGTTTGAGCTGAGTAAAATGGTGGTTTGTGGTTTTAGTTTCAGAATTGCAGATGGGGGTTCTTTCAGAGACATGAGCTGAGACTGACAGCTGGGTGGGGTTGCAAAGGAGCTCCCTTTGCTTGCTTTTGTAGAAAGCTTTTTCTAGATTAGGGTTCTGTGGGGCTTTTCTTGTTGTGTGTACAGAAGTTGATTTATAAATAGATAAGTGATTGATCTGTGTAAAGATATTGTTATTTGTTAATGATGGGGGAGTGATGCTTGGAtggcaagagaagagaaaattatgGGTTGCACATATTTAATATATCTCTTATTACTACTGAGTCagtgacaaaaaagaaacatagcTTGGGATGAAGATTCAAAACTTCAAATCTTATATGATTCAAAAAACCCTTCAAATCTCATACATGATTATCAATTGAAACATATTGATATTACTAcattcaaaaaataacaaaaagtgGAAAGAGttctacatattttttatggtagttgtgtttcttttactattaagaaataaaaaccattCAAACAACATGATCTGTTTTTCAAATGGCATTAGTGTGATGTTAACCATTTGTTATAtactacaaataaaacaaatgattttttaaaatatatatgcgATATTGGAAGAGAGGATAATCGAATTTAAGACCTCATGTGCAGGGATAAATGCTCCTAACTACTTGAACTACAAACCCGAATTTAAAACTAATGAATTTTAGTGTGAAACAAGAGAAATCAATTGAGACCAATGTGAAACTAATGGCATTTTACATGATTCattcaattaattttctataGGATTTAATTAATGGGCCCTCTCACCCACACACAATGCATGGCTCTCACATAAATATGACAATCCTTCCACAATATCttcttaataatatattattgattGGTTTTAAAACACTTAGAATAATATATTGGAAGCAGAGCAACCAACTGGGGCTCGGTTTCAGAAACCCAACAGCAATTTATGGCGAGGCAGAGGTTGCCAACAGAAACTTCAAGCTAGGCTTCGGTTCCATCCTAAGCCCAAGGGAAGACTTTTTTTGGGCTAAGCACAGCGCACGATAAGGTAAGCAAACACACACTAATTAGACAATAATTATATTGCTGTACCTCTCTTCTCGGGCAAAGCTGCTTCATTTTGATTCCTTTTGCTCTCAAAATCATGCAATGCCATATGGTGTTGGAATAAAGTTGTGTACTTTAATAAGCAATCCTTTCCACCCAACAAGTTGTTCATCTTTAATTAAATGTTTGATTGTTGCTTTTCATATCCCTAAGCTTTAACACCAAGGGATGGCAAGCTTTGCTTGGTAACCGTTGCTAAGTACAAAGTATGGAGTATGAGAATCACAGAGTTAACAATTCGAAAATTTGTACTGTTAAGAAAGAGGAAtaacaattcaaatttgatttggACCTCCTTTTCTAATGCTGTATTTAAAACATGTAATAGTTTTAAGATGTGGGGAACTAACAGAGCAATTCAGGGTGTGAATGTTATGAGCATCTAACGTTTAAGAATGAAAGTCTAGGACAAGAGTTTAAAAGGGTTTCTTCATCTATTgccaaattaatttttagttaGATGATTACATTCCAACGgtaaaaattgaaagttgaacCTTTGATAGCCTGCTTGGTAGCTAATTGTCAGAGTCTACTTCTTAACTAGAtattaagtgattttatgactcgaCACCGCTAAAAATCACCACAATTTTTCCTAATCAGATgggtttttggggtttttttttggcttataCAGGCACGAGTTATATAAGTTATCAACTATTGGGGTTGTAATAAGTTTGTCCCTCAGTCGCTTAAGAAAAGACATCATGTGAGCAGTTATGTTACTTATAGAACAATGTTATTTTTACCACATTGACCTTTTTAATAGAGGTCAGAGAAAGCATACGTGGGTTATATCAGTTGGCCAAAGCAGTGTGCTTGCTCCCTTGCACCTGAATTTGATCCTCCTCTTCGTACCTTAATTTAGAATATCGCtttcttaaaaaacaaaacaaaccaaaaaaggtGAGAGCAACTCCCCCCATGTGGGCGTAACCTTTGTGGAACCCATGTCAATATGGCGGCGTCCAAACATCACCACTCTTATTTATGAGGAATAAAGGAGCTAGCccaaaaatattggcaatgggCCATAGGTAGCCCAATTGGGTTGTCTTCTTCAATTATTTGGGTTTACGGATCGGGGATGCTTGGGCTAACTTGGGTTTTTAGGTAAACCATAATTTCATGTCCAATGAATATCGGCCCAAGAAGAAGCTCATGGGAAAGCAAGCAAGAGCGCCAAGAGGGAGCGTTTCAAATTCCCAGTGCTTCTCTCTCGCTCTGTGTCTGTGCTGTGTGGTTTCAGGTCCTCTCTCTCGCTCCTCCTCATGGATATCAAAATCCCTCTGTTAAACCCTAAATACCAAATCCCCAGTTGAATATCTTCCCGCCATTCCTCCTTCTTTGGAAATTTCCCATTTTTCCCTCCTGCCCCCATAGAAATGCCTGTGAGATCCATCCATGGACGGGGAGGCTAACCTTCCAGTCCGACCCGCTGGGGCGAGGAATTTGATCCGTCCGACCAACCTGGATTCCACATCGTCTTCGTCTTCGTCATTCTCTTCCTcgttctcctcctcctcttcgcCGCACTTACTCCGCAATGTTCAAGCCGCCTTCAAGCGTCACCGCCCTCTCGGTACCTCTCTCCCTCCGTCTCTCAAAGTTAATGTAGTAACTAGGGTTTTCTTTGTGTAGTTGTTTTACTTTTGGGGTGAaattgagaattcaaatttgggGGTTTTCTCGTTAGGGTTCTACAGTGAGTGTACCTTCTACAAATTCAAGGCTTCTTCTTGAATTTGTAATACTTGTGCCTTTACATTTTTCTGATAAATGCAAAGTTTGAGCTTTTGGTTTATCTAGTTGTTTAAGTACGTGCTGCCCTATTACAGTTTAGCTTATAGATTGTGGGCGGGGCATCACTGAACTATGCTCTGGGTTTTGAAATAGATTAGAGTTCGAAATTTTGGATAAAACTTTTATAGTAAAGCATATGTCTTTAGAAGTAAAACTGATTAGCTTTGGTACTACTGACCCTTAAATGCTCAGTGATTATACTGAAAAAGCCGGCAGCCCATTTGCA
This window encodes:
- the LOC18790788 gene encoding uncharacterized protein LOC18790788, with translation MATSKLKTQRKPNKQIHQKAQKQNQNQNQKPQKTEKPPYWSVVRGLLTCKHLQPLQLQQERKQQLLQQQQQHEQAMEESNAAKKSKKMRCSGSLCNNTKIMHRPEIGSPDVHKKRASMGSSNSNETSSRSMKAPLHELNGVVSTSSSSLSAVSTNNSTVGGGSFRAMPFRRFSGCYECRMVVDPVLGFARDPSLRGSICSCPECGEIFMKAENLELHQAVRHAVSELGPEDTSKNIVEIIFQSSWLKKQTPICKIDRILKVHNTQKTISKFEEYRESIKAKATKLPKKHPRCIADGNELLRFHSTTFVCSLGLNGSSNLCNSIPHCNICSIIKNGFNKFSGDLIEDGILTTATSGRAHDKAVVAAEDNGKRAMLVCRVIAGRVKKNMEDSIGIGPIGMEEYDSVAGAVGVYSNLDELYVFNPKAILPCFVVIYGGF